Sequence from the Magallana gigas chromosome 4, xbMagGiga1.1, whole genome shotgun sequence genome:
TCAACCGAATGGCTTGCattcaaaaatttctgtcgTTCTCTATAAGGTAAACTAATGTTacttattttgtttcaaataccAAACTGACTTTTGGAATGAGGCAATTAAACAGTAAAATCTTattacattttaacattaaacaaatagtcacaataataaatttatcagTAAATCGGTTTTTCTGTACCTGCTTTACTGTCATAAGTCAATATGCAATGAAGAAACGCTGTAAAAGCAGTTTACCTTTTTGAAGTACAGAATTCTAAGCAACTGCTATAGATATAAAGAAGAAACCCGCAAACACTggattattttatgatttttttttttttttttttttgctttttgatCTTCTCAACAAATGTTATTTCATCTCATGGTTtgcttttgatattaaataaaatttatttttagtcaATGCTGACGCTGAATAGCGATCAAACAAAAGCAGGGTGTAATAAAATAACTATTAAATTGATCTCCTTGGCTCTCAGTGGTACATAAATCAatgataaagataaaattaaccTATACAACGctgatttatttcttattttgctatttttaataatttatagtGCAAAAGACGTATGGTTATCttaacatttatttcttttgattaaaaacTCTGATGTTGATATCATCAAGGAATTAAACACCATTAAGCCAACAAACACTGGACGTAGCAACTTAACAGAGTAGTCCCATGTGTAAGATCCCATGCCCAAACCATGCTTGGAAAATCATGTCATTATCAGTTTTGATTAATTACCATGTCATTAAGGAAAATAATCGATTGgtatttagtttttgttttctcGTAAAATGCAAAGTGATGGGCTAATAAAAACGCATTGTGAAAATACAATGGAAATAACTATGGTTCTTATTGATATCATATGACGATTTCTTCCAACTATTGCCATTTTAGATTAATGACAAAGCTTgcccattgattttttttttattaaactattAAAATAAACGGAGAAGTAGGTCACCTTATTTTCTGTCCCGATTTTCACTAACCAGTTTATGAActgaaacaaaatgaaagtgTATCCTGATGAACAACTTCTgtgataatgaaattttttgagCTGAAAAAAAATCCTGATCTTTCACACTACCAAGTAAAAAGTGGATATGTATTGTGTTCGGATATAAATAGTGCAAGAAAATAGTTCGCCCACAATTTAAATTACTTCGTTTCATTCATATGACtgatatctatctatctatctatctatctatctatctatctatctatctatctatctatctatctatctatctatccactCGTTTAATTATAGTGACTGTTGATATGAATTTCACAAgagaacatttaattaaaaatgaatttcccCACAGTCGTCTTAGAATACCTAAGAGATACTGTTTTTGTTAACGCAATATTGCAATATCGTGCCCATAACTAGAAATACTTTCACTTTAAGTTAAGAGtggtaattatttaaaatggaaGGAGTCTCATCCTACTgttcaattttacaatttttttccattagTCTACGTAATTTTGTGCTAGAGCAGACTGCACATGCATTATGATAAAAGCAAACGACTTGTGACACAACTTGAAAGAGTCTGGTTTAGTCGATTAGCAATAATGCATATGTCCtggcaaatgataaaaaataataatagaaaacCTCAATTTATGCCAAATATTTGGTAATAAGTTTCCAGGGCGAACAGATATGtgggattttatttataacatacgtttttttttataacaacacCGTCAGTGGGTGCTATAATGTCACAATTCAGTTCTTTTAACAATAATTGAAGTATTTTTATTTCCGCTGTTGTTATGACAGAATTAgtcattatattcaaataatgttcTTGACTTAATGATATAAACAGTGTGAAATGGCATGGCTCATTGTTAATGTTTTATCTAAGACAAAATCAATagctaatgtttcaatatcctTGGTATCAGTTCATTTTTTGCTATGAACGTAATAATTTATCCTTGAAGATGATATTGAATTCTAAATTGGTGCTTTCAGAATAGCACTAAATGTCAAGAATCATTAGCACAGTGCTGGAAGGCATAGTTGCACGTTTGCACTGGTCCTACATAGGCAGTGTTCTAAACTACAATACTAATGTTTATTGTATCATCACTTTAGCTTATCATAATTAatgatacaaaaaatgtaaaaagagcATAATGGCCAATTTGTATAGAGTACTGAATTAAGAAATTCTACTAGAAGGCCAGTGATCTAGACTTGACGTCGCTAGCGCGCGGCGACTATCCTTATCTCACGctctacaaaatatatcatcttcagaaataattatcacaatgcattaagattttcaaatttgaattgaaataggTAAATATCTCAAAGCACGAATTTTTGTCACTTTACGCCGATTTTAAATGTGGTTACAAACCAATCGCTCACCAAACGTTTGGCGGGAAAAATGTTAATACGATTTAACTAACCTGAGTTAAATCCATTTATCAAAGGGAAATCATGATATGATTTCatcatattaacattttattttattatcaactcATAAATCTAGGCACATATTTCACAACTATTATTCCCACAATAACTTGCGCCTATTGGTATTAACCTTACCATCGGCCTTAAATTTTGGGCTATTAGCCAAACCTGTGACGTCATTCTGTGCTTGCATCAGTCATCCTTCAAAAACTTCACCCACCCTCTCATATCCCTTATACCTGGTTGAGTATATGTTTGTACCTATTAGCTGTTAAATTGATATACTGTTATTAATAAATGTACgttgtttcttttctttgctGCTGCTTTTTCTTTTTGACCATTGCAGGGCAAGCTGACTGGTTCGTTGATACTTAGTATTTCATTGCCTCCAATGGTCATGGCTGCTGACAGAAATTCCACGCAATTCCAACAATTGGTGGCATTCTGGCTTACCAGTAGTGCTTATGTCAACAATATCAATTGACAGATATTTgcttttgtatatatattatggaCTAGGTGAGCAAGCAGTTGAACATCTGTTCCCAGGGCTCAAGCTTTTGCTTTGCTTGTTTGTTAGGGATGCCCTATAAGGCAAGAATTGATGCCTGGCTCCCACATTTTTTAAGCAGCCATGGCCAATCAATGCATGGCaaataaaactcaaaataaaataCTATGTAGTTGTTTTTCGATGGGCGATTCCccaaatttgttttgttttctgtatttCATATACTTGATAAATACCCTTATTAAACTCTTTTATTTACAGTTACACACATTAATTTCTATATTTGaagtaaatacatttaaaaacattacttttaaagtttaaacgGATATTTTGCTATGTTACATAAGCAATCGTGTATTTTGTTCCCTTTTTGAAAACTGGACCTTAGATGGATGGAAATACATTTCATTGACATTGACATAATTATCCTATTTTATGTTCGGCCCAGGGTGGCTAAGTGGTTTTGGTGTAAGTAAACATTTTTGATTATTGGTTGTAAAACTAGTCTACGACTGTCAGATAAAACATTTTTCGTTTTTGCAAAACGGTTCATTTAGCTGAAAAGATGCAGATGAAAGACAGACCTTTAGTCTCATTAATTGTAGTTGTCAATCCTAAGGAGATATGAGTCCAGCTAGCAATCAGTGAAAAAATACAGTAGTAAAACAATTACATCATATCTCCTACATGCAACTGCAATTAAATGAGTTTTcctaaataattcaattttaaacgcAAATAAGCTggttaaacattaataaaaaaacaagcaTTTTTATCTATACTATGCATATACAGTGGCAAtataatattagaaaaaaaatttcgatcacccatggGAAATATAACAAGTTTATTAACATCGAGatatgcaataattttttttcacataataataaatatttcttgaacATAAACTTCAAACTCATTGCAAGGTCTATTTgattatttaactttaaagttAGTTTCATGAACAGTGGATATATAATCTTTACAAAACACATAACATGATCATTCAGAATCTTTGCATAATTAAATTCTTCGTTGGGAACATATGTCGTaaagattttgaataaaaatgattgcaATTCTTCTGTGCTTTATTTTCCTGTTATGTTTTCAAACGATCTAATTAAGTCAAACACAAAAATAGCTATTGATTTAGTATTGTCTTCTAAAACATtccagattgaaaaaaaaaaacagttacaAAACAAGCATTGATTGTTGATCTTGTATTGAtataattaaggaataaggaatcattttttgtgtATTATGGGGTGATAATTTCTGTCGGGGCGTGGTATAATCCAATGAAGCCCGAAgggttttatgatagatttgactacgctccgaccgaaattatcacctcataatattcaaagaatgattctttattacttatattcatattattccaatttgtacactttaaaacagcATTAtcttaaaaccactatttttttatgtagcacatgctatgtattactacgcggcgcagccaatactgttatgctataagacacgcccattttgtgtcactcgtGTTTTATGAAGctattgggttttagggttcaaaattgattcgtaatgttatcacagacaaagacagttaaaaatgtaaatatttatattttgaaacatattaaatgcattggatgtaaaattatgagaaaaaaatgtctATAAAGTTTTTAGATGTAATATAAAATGggcattttttctttgtttcatataaatattaaattaacaatatttttaaaagaatcaaTACTTTTGACACTTGGGTGATTCTCTAATACATCTTCGGAAACTTTTGCTACtcatgcagtataaaagaaagtTAATGGCAAAATTGATATAATACATTATTTGAAGACAGTGTTGAATAAGGAATAGATGGAAATTCTCCTTTCGTCTTTTCAATAAATCGTTGACCAgtataaaaaatctaaatccGTGACTAGGCAGATTAAGAATGAGGAATACAGAGGAAACAATAATGAGCATAACTGTCAAACGCACTTGAGCCTTGGATAGAATATTGAACATAGGGGAAGTGGAGGCGTACAATTGCCCCCGGCTCATTCGAAATTGTCGGAAGTAAAACCTCCGTATGGAGCAAATAACGGCCAGATTGAAGACAAAAACAGCCACCATAGGTATTATAAATGTTATAACGCTGTCAAAATACGTGATAAGACGTAACACGTGATAAGAGCTCTCTCGCACTCTACATAACTGCCGCTCGCTATCATCAAGATGGtctattttcaaggtaaaaaAACAGtaggaataaaataaaacagcaaAAGCCGTTACAATAGTCAGAGCAATTAAGACTCGCTGTCTTGAGCACAGTCTGTGGCCTTTAAGGGGATGGCACACGACGATGTATCTGTCCAGCATGATAAGAACCACGTACCAGACCGACAAAAAGCTGGTCACGTGGGTAATGTAAATGGAAATCACGCAAAAGACCACCGATTGTGTGGCCAATCTATTCAGACTGCCAATCCAGCTGACGAGCAGCGCAGAGAGAAACCAGGTATCAGACACGCTTAGTGCCGCTAGATAAACGCTGGATGGCTGTTTAGCAAAGCTTGTGAAGACGAACACTCGAAAAGACAAGGCGTTTCCGATAATTCCGAAGATGCAGAGCACTGGGATGAAAAATTTGTAGAGAATATGTACAAAATCGTAGAAGTGTTCATTTTCATCCGAGTAATACGTGGT
This genomic interval carries:
- the LOC109617417 gene encoding thyrotropin-releasing hormone receptor-like; translation: MQEYSYTSTLKVLPMVGEETFITNISYNTSVSDNTTYYSDENEHFYDFVHILYKFFIPVLCIFGIIGNALSFRVFVFTSFAKQPSSVYLAALSVSDTWFLSALLVSWIGSLNRLATQSVVFCVISIYITHVTSFLSVWYVVLIMLDRYIVVCHPLKGHRLCSRQRVLIALTIVTAFAVLFYSYCFFTLKIDHLDDSERQLCRVRESSYHVLRLITYFDSVITFIIPMVAVFVFNLAVICSIRRFYFRQFRMSRGQLYASTSPMFNILSKAQVRLTVMLIIVSSVFLILNLPSHGFRFFILVNDLLKRRKENFHLFLIQHCLQIMYYINFAINFLLYCMSSKSFRRCIRESPKCQKY